A window from Mauremys reevesii isolate NIE-2019 linkage group 9, ASM1616193v1, whole genome shotgun sequence encodes these proteins:
- the GLA gene encoding alpha-galactosidase A — MGTAVGSWRPPTLAWVLVLVLLAGAGALENGLARTPTMGWLHWERFMCSTDCAREPLSCVSEQLFMQMADLMVSDGWKDVGYEYVCIDDCWMSLTRDDQDRLQPDPERFPSGIRKLADYVHSKGLKLGIYGDVGNKTCAGFPGSYGYYDLDAQTFADWGVDLLKFDGCNYGTQDQLAEGYRNMSLALNKTGRSIVYSCEWPLYMRPMQKPNYTEIKHYCNHWRNFADIYDAWNSVKNTLEWTALHQDSIVDVAGPGGWNDPDMLVIGNFGLSWDQQVTQMALWAIMAAPLLMSNDLRHISPQAKWLLQNKDVIAINQDPLGKQGYRITKDNNFELWERPLSRGSYAVAVMNRQEIGGPRIFSFSTSFLGNGLACNPACSIQQILPTSEDWGLHNWVSFLNTEVNPTGTVLLKVVVIGESPAEKPVMNINKKSSPDIL; from the exons ATGGGCACGGCGGTAGGAAGCTGGCGGCCGCCTACGCTGGCCTGGGTCCTGGTCCTGGTCCTgctggccggggccggggcgctgGAGAATGGGCTGGCCCGGACCCCCACCATGGGCTGGCTGCACTGGGAGCGCTTCATGTGCAGCACCGACTGCGCCCGCGAGCCGCTATCCTGCGTCAG TGAGCAGCTGTTTATGCAGATGGCTGACTTGATGGTGTCAGATGGCTGGAAGGATGTAGGCTATGAGTATGTCTGTATTGATGACTGCTGGATGTCTCTGACCCGAGATGATCAGGACAGGCTCCAACCTGACCCAGAACGCTTCCCCAGTGGGATCCGCAAACTGGCCGACTAT GTCCATTCCAAAGGGCTGAAGCTGGGGATTTATGGGGATGTTGGAAACAAAACCTGCGCTGGCTTCCCTGGCAGTTATGGCTACTATGACCTTGATGCCCAAACCTTTGCTGACTGGGGTGTGGACCTGCTGAAGTTCGATGGCTGTAACTACGGCACACAGGACCAGCTGGCAGAAG GTTACAGGAACATGTCTCTGGCCCTGAATAAGACTGGCAGAAGCATTGTGTACTCTTGTGAATGGCCTCTCTACATGAGACCCATGCAGAAG CCCAATTACACAGAAATCAAACACTACTGCAATCACTGGAGGAACTTTGCTGACATCTATGATGCCTGGAACAGTGTTAAGAATACCCTGGAGTGGACGGCTTTACACCAAGACAGCATTGTGGATGTTGCTGGGCCAGGGGGCTGGAATGACCCTGACATG CTGGTGATTGGCAACTTTGGATTGAGCTgggaccagcaggtgactcagaTGGCGCTGTGGGCTATCATGGCAGCTCCACTGCTCATGTCCAATGACCTACGTCATATCAGCCCCCAGGCCAAGTGGCTGCTCCAGAACAAAGATGTGATTGCCATCAACCAGGACCCACTGGGCAAGCAAGGATACCGTATCACCAAG GATAACAACTTTGAGCTCTGGGAGCGGCCTCTGTCAAGGGGTTCCTATGCTGTGGCTGTGATGAATCGACAGGAGATTGGAGGACCCCGGATCTTCAGCTTCTCTACCTCTTTCCTTGGCAATGGCCTGGCATGCAACCCTGCATGCTCCATCCAGCAGATCCTCCCCACCAGTGAGGACTGGGGACTACACAACTGGGTCTCGTTCTTGAACACTGAGGTGAACCCAACGGGTACTGTGCTGCTGAAGGTGGTGGTGATCGGGGAGTCCCCAGCTGAGAAGCCTGTCATGAACATCAACAAAAAATCATCTCCAGATATCTTATAA
- the RPL36A gene encoding 60S ribosomal protein L36a: MVNVPKTRRTYCKKCGKHQPHKVTQYKKGKDSLYAQGKRRYDRKQSGYGGQTKPIFRKKAKTTKKIVLRLECVEPNCRSKRMLAIKRCKHFELGGDKKRKGQVIQF; the protein is encoded by the exons ATG GTGAACGTCCCCAAAACCCGCAGGACTTACTGCAAGAAATGTGGCAAGCACCAGCCCCACAAAGTGACCCAGTACAAGAAGGGGAAGGACTCTCTCTATGCTCAGG GAAAGAGGAGATATGATCGGAAGCAGAGTGGTTATGGTGGTCAGACAAAGCCTATCTTCCGTAAGAAG gCCAAAACCACAAAGAAGATTGTGCTGAGGCTTGAGTGTGTGGAGCCGAACTGCAGGTCCAAGAGAATGCTGGCCATTAAGAGGTGCAAGCACTTTGAGCTGGGAGGAGACAAGAAGAGAAAG GGCCAGGTGATCCAGTtctaa